In Emys orbicularis isolate rEmyOrb1 chromosome 12, rEmyOrb1.hap1, whole genome shotgun sequence, one genomic interval encodes:
- the LOC135886707 gene encoding olfactory receptor 9S13-like, whose product MSAAEPGRDANHTAVMEFILLWFGRGRGLQVVPFMTFLVIYIITVLENTILVLTITADSYLHTPMYFLLMNLSLLDLCYSSVIAPRAMVSFLTDTKTISYRGCATQFFFFSLFVTTEAFILSAMAYDRYTTICNPLLYTATMSKTVCIQLVVGAYICGSMNSMLQTGFTFTLSFCGSNEIDHFFCDVPLLLTLSCTDTYINQMVLFPLCDLIIVSTALIILVSYAYIISAVLQTCSAAGRHKTFSTCTSHIVVVSLFYGTVSFMYAQPSSLSSPDQSKVVSVFYTLVIPMLNPFIYSLRNKDVKEALRRTIGCIMVLK is encoded by the coding sequence ATGTCAGCGGCGGAGCCAGGGAGAGATGCGAACCACACTGCAGTGATGGAATTCATCCTgctgtggtttggaagaggtcgaGGGCTCCAGGTGGTCCCTTTTATGACATTCCTGGTGATTTACATAATAACTGTGCTAGAGAACACCATCCTGGTACTCACCATTACAGCTGACTCttaccttcacacccccatgtacttcctCCTCATGAACCTGTCACTCTTAGACCTCTGCTACTCCTCTGTCATTGCCCCCAGAGCCATGGTGAGCTTCCTAACAGACACCAAAACCATTTCCTACAGGGGATGTGCCACccaattcttcttcttctctctttTTGTCACTACTGAGGCATTCATCCTGTCGGCCATGGCATACGATCGATACACCACCATCTGCAACCCTCTCCTGTATACTGCCACCATGTCCAAGACAGTCTGTATTCAGCTGGTGGTGGGGGCCTATATCTGTGGCAGCATGAACTCCATGTTGCAAACAGGCTTCACCTTTACTCTGAGCTTCTGTGGCTCTAATGAGATCGATCACTTCTTCTGTGATGTTCCACTCCTGTTAACGCTCTCATGCACCGATACGTACATCAATCAAATGGTGCTGTTTCCTTTATGTGACCTCATCATAGTGAGCACTGCCCTGATCATTCTTGTCTCTTATGCCTATATCATCTCTGCTGTCCTCCAGACTTGCTCTGCCGCGGGCAGGCACAAGaccttctccacctgcacctcccacaTAGTGGTTGTGAGTTTATTTTACGGGACTGTTTCCTTCATGTATGCCCAGCCAAGTTCATTATCCTCTCCAGATCAGAGCAAAGTGGTGTCTGTGTTTTACACCCTGGTCATACCCATGTTGAATCCCTTCATCTACAGCCTAAGGAACAAGGATGTGAAAGAAGCTTTGAGAAGAACCATAGGCTGTATAATGGTTTTGAAATGA
- the LOC135886659 gene encoding olfactory receptor 9S13-like: MAPVREGNCTAVTEFILLGFGKGRGLQVAPFVIFLVIYIVTMMGNTILVLIIRANSHLHTPMYFFLMNLSLVDLCYSSTIAPKAMVSFLSGSKAISYNGCATQFFFFGLFITTEAFLLAVMGYDRYTAICNPLLYPVTMSKWVCIQLVVGSYICGCVNAIVQTSFTFTLHYCGSNEIDHFFCDGPPLISLSCSDTFLNNIVMFTLCGFIIAITALIVLISYFYIISTILRIRSAEGRRKAFSTCTSHLVAVTLFYGTTAFMYAQPTWLSSLYPRKAVAVFYTFVIPMLNPFIYSLRNKNVREGLSRAMGHKSLTK; the protein is encoded by the coding sequence ATGGCACCAGTGAGAGAGGGAAACTGCACAGCAGTCACGGAATTCATCCTGCTGGGGTTTGGAAAGGGACGAGGTCTCCAGGTGGCCCCATTTGTGATATTTCTGGTGATTTACATAGTAACCATGATGGGGAACACCATCCTGGTCCTCATCATCAGAGCCAACTCTCACCTCCACacacccatgtatttcttcctcatGAACCTGTCCCTTGTAGACCTCTGCTATTCCTCCACCATCGCCCCCAAAGCCATGGTGAGCTTCCTATCAGGGAGCAAAGCCATTTCCTATAATGGATGTGCCACCCAATTCTTCTTCTTCGGTCTCTTCATCACCACTGAAGCATTTCTTCTGGCAGTGATGGGGTATGATCGATACACCGCCATCTGCAACCCACTCCTCTATCCAGTCACCATGTCCAAGTGGGTTTGCATTCAGCTGGTAGTGGGATCATATATCTGCGGCTGTGTGAATGCCATTGTCCAAACAAGCTTCACCTTTACGCTGCACTATTGTGGGTCTAATGAGATTGATCATTTCTTCTGTGATGGCCCTCCCCTGATAAGTCTGTCCTGCAGTGACACGTTCCTCAATAATATTGTGATGTTTACCTTATGCGGCTTCATCATAGCAATCACTGCCCTGATTGTGCTTATCTCCTACTTTtatatcatctccaccatcctcaGGATTCGCTCTGCTGAGGGCCGacgcaaagccttctccacctgcacctcccacctGGTGGCTGTGACTTTATTTTATGGGACCACTGCTTTCATGTATGCCCAGCCCACTTGGCTGTCTTCTCTGTACCCAAGGAAAGCAGTAGCTGTGTTTTATACCTTTGTCATCCCCATGTTGAATCCCTTCATCTACAGCCTTAGGAACAAGAATGTGAGAGAAGGTTTGAGCAGGGCTATGGGCCACAAATCCTTGACAAAATGA